In Hippocampus zosterae strain Florida chromosome 21, ASM2543408v3, whole genome shotgun sequence, the genomic window TGCAAGCGGGGGCGAAGAATCGCAACCTCAAGCAAGATGAAGTGAGTACCAATCACTCGGGATCCGAACGCTTTGCCGAGGGTTGCGCTTGCTGACTTTTCACGAATTCTTCATCATCCGCAGGCTGGAGATGAAAAGACACCCGAGGCGGCTCCCTGTTCCTCCAACGGCCAAGACAAAGACAGCGGCTTCGGCTGCGGCACAGACAGTCCCGAGCACGTATCGGCCGGTCTCTACAGGAGGAGTCCGGTTCGGTTTTTGAGGGAACAGCGGCGAGCCCAAAGTCCACATGGCGGGCGAGGCGGCGTGCAAAGCCGCGAAGGCGGAGTGAGCGTTCGCAATGACGCAAATGGGATCTTGGGCCTGGAGAATTACTTCCAGCAACTTCTGGAGGTCAAGTGTCAAATCCGCAAGGGCGCGGAGTGCGGCGTGTACTCCATCCGGCACAGCATCGAGTGCAGCCTCACCGAGCAGGGAGGAGGCGACAGCGACGACGGCGCCGAGGAGGCCGGCCGAGGCGACGGGGTGGAGCGGGAGTTGAGGATGCTTAAGGAAGAGCTGCGCAGCATCGAGCTGGAATGTCAGAACATCGTGCGGGCCCGTCGGCCGCGCCAGACGGGCGCGCTGCCCGACATCCACGAGCAGATTCCGagcgaaaaaaaacaagaaaaagacgCCTCCAGTGCCTACAACACGGCCGAGAGCGCGCGCTCCAGTCCGCCGGGTCGGGAGCCATCCCCCGAGCGCTCCCTCCACAGGCGCGTCAGCATCGCCAACCGCAGGAACCTCCAAATGGCCTCGTCAAAGCCCTCCAGCCCAAATCCCGACCAGTCTCGGGGGTCACCGGAAGCCCGTCCTCGCGCCGTTTTCTCCAGCAGCCCGGACCAAAGTAACCCCTCTCGATCCGAGTCGGACCCGGCGCTGCCCGCCGACGACGAGCGCTGCGAGAAAAAGGGCAAAACCAAAGATCTCAGAAGGAAACCGCCGTTGGCCTCGTACCAAAGCAGCCCTTACCACGGCTCGCTCGGATCGCGTCAACTTCAGGTTGGTACGAGTTGCTCGCGGCGACTTTCGAGCATTCCCATTTGGAGTACCGCTAACGCTAGTTCCGATCGCGCGCTTTTCAAAATGGAATGCAACCTTCCCAAATAGGAAACGTGTTTCCATAAGGGGGGCGTTGCTCCAAAGTATTAGTTTAAGAAGCTAACTTGAGAAGTTAGCTTCTTAGCTAACTTCTCAAGTTAGCTTCTTAGCTAACTTCTCAAGTTAACTTCTTAACTAACTTCTCGAGTTAGCTTCTTAGCTAACTTCTCAAGTTGGCTTCTTAAGGTAAAATCTTGTCCGCACAGAAAGTAGATCGCCCCGCTCTCGGGTTTGGTAAAATTTCTGCGCTGACGGTGTTTTGTGTTCCAGAGCTACATGCAGCTGCTCCAACAGCACTCGTCCTTGGAGTATTCCCAGAGCCAGCTGAGTCTACTGAGCGTCTGCCGCGATCCGCCGACCCGCAACGCCCGCTCCGGGGAACCGCGTCTGGAGTGGAAGGTGAAAGTGCGAGCGGACGGCTCCCGCTACGCCGCCCGACGCCCGGCCCGCGACCGCATCCTGCGGGAGCGGGCGCTGAGGATCCGAGAGGAGCGCAGCGGCGGCATGACCACGGACGACGACGCCATGAGC contains:
- the pdzrn4 gene encoding PDZ domain-containing RING finger protein 4, producing the protein MGCNLCTLQKREEHYKLLYEIAQVNRRNLSKAEQDETAAAEAVGLEPVVVQVIRPAAQYQGHVADVCTQTDITFEHIMALAKLRPATPPVPDVCPFLLSDSCHSIHAMEREFYECPEYLSNMAAEVERTEEYVYEEVELCKQKTQEKLGLTLCYRTDEDDDMAIYVSQVEPNSLAARDGRIKNGDRILQINGHAVQDREVAVSVLSGENAKSVVLLVTRPETQPDDHAWLDDEPRDPAKELKMEILQAGAKNRNLKQDEAGDEKTPEAAPCSSNGQDKDSGFGCGTDSPEHVSAGLYRRSPVRFLREQRRAQSPHGGRGGVQSREGGVSVRNDANGILGLENYFQQLLEVKCQIRKGAECGVYSIRHSIECSLTEQGGGDSDDGAEEAGRGDGVERELRMLKEELRSIELECQNIVRARRPRQTGALPDIHEQIPSEKKQEKDASSAYNTAESARSSPPGREPSPERSLHRRVSIANRRNLQMASSKPSSPNPDQSRGSPEARPRAVFSSSPDQSNPSRSESDPALPADDERCEKKGKTKDLRRKPPLASYQSSPYHGSLGSRQLQSYMQLLQQHSSLEYSQSQLSLLSVCRDPPTRNARSGEPRLEWKVKVRADGSRYAARRPARDRILRERALRIREERSGGMTTDDDAMSEMKMGRYWSKEERKQQLARAREQRKRREFMQKSRFECLKEGPAGGAEGHGELSILELSHKKMMKKRNKKILDNWMTIQELMSHGARVPEDSKVHNAFLSVTTV